A stretch of DNA from Nitrospira sp.:
GCGATGCTTCGCAAGCGTCATGAGCCAACTGCCCGGCGTGCCCCGCTCCGCGTCATAGGTCGAGATCCGTCGCCACACCTGCGTATACACATCGAGCGTCGTCTCTTCGGCCGCCGCATGATCCCCGATAATCTTCATCGCCAGGCCGAACACCTTGGCACTGCTGGCATCATAGAGCTCCGCCAGTGCCGATTGATCTCCCACGGCAATGCGCGCGAGGAGCCCTGCCCATTCCTGCTCGTGAATCGATGGTGCGTTGGCCACGGTCTGGATATCACACATGAGTGTCCTCGTAGACTGTTACGAGTGCACCCGTATTCTTGGATGTTCGATCGTTGCCCGAATCTGGCGGAACTGTAGCACCAGGCCCCCCATGGTGCAACGACACTTTTTCCGCCGACCGTAGATCCAATCGCCTGCTGTCATCGTAATCACAGACAGAGAGGCCGATACGACGGCCCACCACACAGATTCTTAACCCGGAGGAAACATCATGACTCACCGCATTGCATCCCTCGCCATGGTCCTCGGTCTTGCCCTGAGCGTCTCAGCATGCAACAGCATGGGCTCGTCGCCCGCCGCCATGCCCGCCGCGGAGAAATCTTTGTACGACCGCTTGGGCGGGAAAACCGCCATCACCGCCGTCGTGGATGATTTTGTCGGACGCGTGGCCGCCGATAGCCGCATCAACGGAAAGTTCGCCAACGCCAATATTCCACGCCTGAAATCGATGCTGGTCGATCAGATTTGCCAAGCGTCTGGCGGTCCCTGCACCTACACCGGCCGCGACATGAAGAGCACCCATGCGGGCATGGGCGTTAGCAGCAGCGACTTCGATGCGCTGGTCGGCGACCTCGTCGCCACGCTGAACAAGTTCAAGGTGCCGGAACGAGAGAAGAACGAGTTGCTCGGCGCGCTCGGCCCGATGAAGGGGGATATCGTCGAGAAGCCGATGGCCTCGATGCGGTAGTTGCTGTTGCCTCCCCTGTGATGCTGGCCGGGGCAGCTGCTCGCTGACCCGGCACCATCACACAACTACCGGCTCAATGACCTTTCATGATCCAGAGTCTCTGTAACGCTCCTTACAGATTGTCAGGCCCGCATTCTATATCGTAGCCGTATGGCTCGTTTGACGATCTTGATCCATCGGGGCTGTCTCAGCGACACCGCCGTGGAGAGGCTGGCGGAAGACATTCGGCACCAGCTTCCCGACTGGACCATTGAGCTGATACCGGCAGAGCTCAGTACCGAGTCCAGCGGGCTCGTGGCGTTCCCGGCGTTCCTCGTCGACGGGATTGTGGTCGCCACAGGGCTGCCTGAACGAGAATGGCTACTGAAGCGACTCCGAGCGCACAGATGAAAGAGGAAGTATCACCGCGAGCAGACTATCGCCTATGGCGAGGCTGACCAACGGACGGTGTTACGAGGCCAGTCGAACCAGCGCGTCCGGCTGGAGAATGACGACCGTGCGCCCGTCAGTCTGAATCAGGCCTTCTTCCCTGAACTGCCCCAATGTTGTGCTCACCGTTTCCCGACTGCAGCCGATTAGGTTGGCCATTTCCTGATGGGTCAACTTTACTTTCAGACGCACCCCCTGCGGGTCCGGATCGCCTTCGTTCTTACCCAACTCGGACAGCAGATGCGCCAGCCGGGCCGGCACATCGCGGAACACAAGGTCCTCCACACGACTCTGAATCTTCTTCAGCCTCAATCCGATCAGTTTCGTCAGGTTGATGGTCACATTCGGATGCATGGCCAGGTACTGGTCGAACTCCTTGCGAGGAATCACACAAATCAACGCATCGTCGAGAGTCTCCGCTGAAGTAGACCTGGGAGTGTCCTGCAGCACGTCGAGTTCCCCAAAGACTTCGCCGGCCTCGATGATCTCGAACGTGACTTCTTTTCCATTGGGCGCCGTGTTGGCGATTTTGACGCGGCCCCGCTTGAGCAAATACACGCTGCTGCTCGGATCACCCGGAAGATACAGGGGCTGCCGTTTCTTGATTTCCTCCATGCGGGTAATCTTCTCCATCTCATGCATCGCTGAGGAAGAGATCCCGTCAAACAGGCGAATGTGTTTCAGGAACCACAGTTTATTTGGAATGGATGGCAACCGTTCCATGTGCATCCCTCATGATGATCTTCGCATACGGTACCCATCTATCCCCGACAAGGCAACGGCTCGCAAGACCCCGTTCAATTCTCGTCTCTCCCGCAACACGTCACTCCGCCCTTGCCCCTCTGTGGAACTTGCGCAGCAATGGGACCATCCGCGGCATGGCTGCATTTCCGCCATCTCCGGTAGAGCATCTGCAGAAGACCATCCGCCGACAGCTGCCCGGGGCCGTGCAACACGAAATAGAGAAAAAGAATCCCCCAATAAAACGCCTCTTGGAGCGCAGCTTCTGATAGTTGCCCGTAGGATGTCACCGCCACAATGTTCAGGCCAAAGAGTGAAAGCGCCGCCCAACGCCCGGCGAGGCCGATCGCCAGGAGGATCGAGCCGCCCAATTCGACGGCGGTGGCCAGGTAGGCCGCGATTTCCGGCGGCAGGACCGGCACATCGTAGACCATGGTAAAGAGCATGACGGTCGACATCCAGCTGGCCAACTTGACCATGCCGCCCTTCCAAAAGATGTGCGCCAAGTAAAGACGGACGGACAGGTCGAAAAACGGCACCAAGGCCTCCAGTCCAAAAATTAATCGATGGTGCATGAGCATGACACGGTTGACGATATGCGAAAAGAATCCGTCGTGTGTTGTCATGCCCGCACCGTTGTCTCGACGCTACCCAACAGGCCCAACCGGAGCATGAATCTCATGAAGCGCGTGAAATCAAACTCGCGGTCTACCCGTAGGGCGATCTGCTCCAGCTCGGCCACAGTCTTTCGCTCGGCTATGGCTTCCAGCAATCGATAGTCAAGCGTTGCGAGCGCTCTCACCTCAATCGTTCCTCCGGCCCGTACAACCGCCACGCCCGTCTCTTCATCATCGAGGAATAGGTCAGCCTGCTGGTTTGCCGGGGACTCTGCCTGGAACGAGAACCAGAGACGATGGACCGGCTGCGAGAGACGCAGCCATCGAACCGTTGGGCTCAGAACAAGGACGACTTGCGATGGATCGGCTGAAGCGATAGTTTCGAGTTGATCGTGGGATATCGGCGGAGCATCGGCTGCCTGATGCACGTCATGACAGGCCCATTCCAATCGCGCGAGTTCGGCCAGCAGGGCAGGGAGTTGTAATTCACGCAGCAGCGCCGGCAGAGACCGCCCATAGGCAAACAGGTCGCCGCTGGTCGAGGGATACTTCCGCATATAGCCACACGCCAGGACGTCGAAGTACCGAGATCCGACAAGCCGCCGAAGAATGGGATATGTCACTTGGAGTACCTGCGTATAGTTGGTGCGGATCAAACGGCGATAGAGGGCCAGCCCTCGCAGGGGTGAGTCGCCAGCTACCATGTTGGCCGCCACGACCTGGTACTTTCCCGCCGTCATCCCCTCGGCAAAGACTTCCTGAATCTCACGAAGCCGAAGCATGGCACGCTCCAAGCATCGCATCCGCCTGCTTGGCCTGGTCGACCAGGACGGATAGCGGCGGCATGTTGGTATCCCATTCGATCAACGTCGGCCGTGGCCCAAACCGATGAATCGCCCACTGATACAGGTTCCAGACTTCCGGAGAGACCGTCTCGCCATGGGTATCGATCAGCCACTTCCCGAAGCGATCGAATCCAGCCAGATGGATTTCCCAGACCGCCTCGGACGGAATCTTGTCCAGGAACTCGAACGGGTCCAGATGAAAGTTGACCGCGTTG
This window harbors:
- a CDS encoding group 1 truncated hemoglobin is translated as MTHRIASLAMVLGLALSVSACNSMGSSPAAMPAAEKSLYDRLGGKTAITAVVDDFVGRVAADSRINGKFANANIPRLKSMLVDQICQASGGPCTYTGRDMKSTHAGMGVSSSDFDALVGDLVATLNKFKVPEREKNELLGALGPMKGDIVEKPMASMR
- a CDS encoding Crp/Fnr family transcriptional regulator: MERLPSIPNKLWFLKHIRLFDGISSSAMHEMEKITRMEEIKKRQPLYLPGDPSSSVYLLKRGRVKIANTAPNGKEVTFEIIEAGEVFGELDVLQDTPRSTSAETLDDALICVIPRKEFDQYLAMHPNVTINLTKLIGLRLKKIQSRVEDLVFRDVPARLAHLLSELGKNEGDPDPQGVRLKVKLTHQEMANLIGCSRETVSTTLGQFREEGLIQTDGRTVVILQPDALVRLAS
- a CDS encoding DoxX family protein, whose translation is MTTHDGFFSHIVNRVMLMHHRLIFGLEALVPFFDLSVRLYLAHIFWKGGMVKLASWMSTVMLFTMVYDVPVLPPEIAAYLATAVELGGSILLAIGLAGRWAALSLFGLNIVAVTSYGQLSEAALQEAFYWGILFLYFVLHGPGQLSADGLLQMLYRRWRKCSHAADGPIAAQVPQRGKGGVTCCGRDEN
- a CDS encoding putative DNA-binding domain-containing protein → MLRLREIQEVFAEGMTAGKYQVVAANMVAGDSPLRGLALYRRLIRTNYTQVLQVTYPILRRLVGSRYFDVLACGYMRKYPSTSGDLFAYGRSLPALLRELQLPALLAELARLEWACHDVHQAADAPPISHDQLETIASADPSQVVLVLSPTVRWLRLSQPVHRLWFSFQAESPANQQADLFLDDEETGVAVVRAGGTIEVRALATLDYRLLEAIAERKTVAELEQIALRVDREFDFTRFMRFMLRLGLLGSVETTVRA